A region of the Aggregicoccus sp. 17bor-14 genome:
TCTCCTACGAGCGCACCTCCTTCGACATCGCGAAGTACCGGGGCAAGGAGGTCGTCGCCGAGGTGCGCAAGGCCGTGGTCGAGCACCTCAGCCGTGCCGAGCAGAACGGCAATGCGGTGGTGATGACCGTGGTGGGCTTGCCGGACTACGCGGCGGTGCAGGGCTTCAAGCGCGTGCTCGCCGAGTCCGTCACCGGCATGCGGGACGTGAAGCCGGGCAGCTTCGGCTCGGGCAAGGCCCAGTTCGACGTGACCTTCGTGGGCAGCACGGACGAGCTCGCCGAGCAGCTGGGCGGCAAGAGCTTCAAGGGCAAGCGCGTCAGTGTCACCGGCGTGTCCGGCAACACGGTCGAGCTGACCCTGGCGAAGTAGTGGGCGCCTCCCGCACGCTCCCGCTGGCCGCGGCCGCCGCGCTGCTCGGCGCCTGCGCCAGCGCGCCTCCGGGCCCCTCGGCCACGGTGGCCCGGGCGCGCGGCCTGCTGGAGGGCTCGCGCTCGGCGCGCGGCAACGTCGTGCTGCGCTGCACCCCGCGCGAGGCCGAGGTCGTGCTGGACGGCGTGCCGCAGGGGCTGTGCTCGGACTTCGAGGCCGCGAGCGCCGCGCTCACCCTGGGCGAGGGGCTGCACAGCATCGAGGTGCGGCGCGAGGGCTACTGGCCGTACACCACCTACGTCGAGCCCAACGGGGCTCGCACCACGCTGCGCGCGGTCTTGCGCCCCTCGTCGGGGGGGGCGGCGGCCGCGCAGGCGGGGGATGCCAAGTGAGGAAGGCGCACATGCTTCGTCGCTCCATCGGTCCCGCGGTGCTCGCCGCGCTGCTGCTGCCGGCGCTCGCGCTCGCCAGCGTGGGCAAGGTCTCCGTGCTCGAGGGGCACGCCGCGCGCACACCTTCCTCTAGCGCGAAGCAGGCGCTGCAGGTGGGTAGCGAGGTGGAGCTGGGGGACACGCTGGACGTCGCCGCCGCCTCCAACCTCAAGCTCACGCTCAATGACCGCAGCGTGATCATGCTCGGCGAGAACAGCCAGCTGCGCATCGACGAGGCGAGCTTCGAGGGCCAGGAGCGCAAGGGCTTCAGCGCGACCCTGGGCTTCGGGAAGATCTGGTCGCACGTCGAGAAGATGCTCGCCGGCTCCAACGCCAAGTTCGAGGTGCGCACCGAGCGGGCGGTGGCCGGCGTGCGCGGCACCATCTTCCGCGTGGACGCGGTGAAGCTGGTGGGCGCCACCACGCAGCTCGCGCACCGCGCCCACACCGTGGTGCGCGTGGTCGAGGGGCGCGTGGCGGTGGAGGCCCAGGTGAAGAAGGCGCTGAAGGGTGCGACGCCTCCACCCAAGAAGGGTGCGCGCGTGCAGGTGCCCGGGCCCACCGAGATCAGCGCCGAGCAGTGGGAGCGCCGCTTCGTGGAGCTGCAGGCGAACCAGCAGGTGTCCGTCGGCGAGGAGCTCTGGAAGGAGGCGGCCGTGGACCCCGCGTCGAAGAAGGACGCCTTCGCCCGCTTCGTGGACCGCAACGCCGGCACGGGCGCCAAGCGCTAGCAGGCGGGCGGGGCGCTCCCGGCGGAAAACGCCGGGAAGAGGCGGGGCAGGGGACCGTGTTTCCTTGACAGCCGAAGACGCGCCTTGCTATTCCCCGCGCGCCTCACACAGACGGGTCGTTAGCTCAGCGGTAGAGCACTACCTTGACACGGTAGGGGTCAGTGGTTCGATCCCACTACGACCCACCAATACGCAGTCTTCGAGCGGGCGGCAGGTCTTCGGGCCTGCCGCCCGCGTCCTTTTCCGCGTCGTCTTTCGTCCCTGAACGAGGTCCTCCATGTCCGAGCAGATCACGGTGACCCTGCCCGACGGCAGCCAGAAGCAGGCGCCGCGCGGCATCACCATTGCCGACTTCGTGCGCGACCACATCGGCGCGGGGCTCGCCAAGGCGGCGCTCTACGCCAAGGTGAACGGCAACGAGATGGATCTCGCGCGCCCGCTCACCGAGGACGCGCAGCTGCAGATCTTCACCCCCAAGAGCCCCGAGTCCATCGAGCTCATCCGCCACGACGCCGCCCACCTCGTGGCGAGCGCCGTGCAGCGCCTCTTCCCCGGCACCCAGGTCACCATCGGCCCGGCCACCGAGGAGGGCTTCTATTACGACTTCTACCGCGAGCAGCCCTTCACCCCGGAGGACCTCGAGAAGATCGAGGCCGAGGCGAACGCGGAGATCCAGAAGAACATGCCCTTCGTGCGCGAGGAGGTCTCGAAGGACGAGGCCATCGCGCTGTTCACGAAGCTCGGCGAGAAGTTCAAGGTGGAGATCGTCGAGGACATCTTCGCCAAGGGCGCCAAGACGCTCACGCTCTACCGCCACGGCGACTGGGTGGACTTCTGCCTCGGGCCCCACAGCCCCAGCACGGGCAAGGTGGGCGTGATCAAGCTGCTCTCCTCGAGCGGGGCCTACTGGCGCGGCGACCACCGCAACCCGATGCTCCAGCGCATCTACGGGACGGCCTTCTTCGACAAGAAGCAGCTCAACGAGTACCTCACCCGCATGGAGGAGGCGCGCAAGCGCGACCACCGCAAGCTGGGCAAGGAGCTGGACCTCTTCCAGTTCCACCCCTACGCGCCGGGCGCCGCCTTCTGGACCGCCAAGGGCACCACGCTCTACACCACGCTCTCCAGCTGGATGCGCCGCCTCACGGCGGAAGACGGCTACGTGGAGATCAAGACCCCGCTCATGTTCAACAAGGGGCTGTGGGAGACCAGCGGCCACTGGGGCAAGTACAAGGAGAACATGTTCCTCGTGCTGGACAGCGAGTCCGGCGAGCACGACTTCTCGCTCAAGCCGATGAACTGCCCCAGCCACCACCTGTTCTACGGCTTCAAGCGCCACAGCTACCGCGACCTGCCCCTGCGCCTGCACACCCAGGACGTGCTGCACCGCAACGAGGCGGCCGGCTCGCTCGGCGGCCTCACCCGCGTGCGCCAGTTCGCCCAGGACGACGCGCACATCTACTGCGCCGAGAGCCAGATCGCGGACGAGGTGCGCCGCTTCGTGAAGCTGCTGGACCGCGTGTACACGGCCGTGGGCCTCAAGTACGCGGTGAAGCTCTCCACGCGCCCCGCGCAGCGCCTGGGCGATGACTCCCTCTGGGACCGCGCCGAGGGCGGCCTCAAGAGCGCCCTGGAGACGCTGGGGCTCGCCTACGAGCTCAAGCCCGGCGACGGCGCCTTCTACGGCCCCAAGATCGACTTCGAGGTGAGCGACAGCATCGGGCGCAAGTGGCAGCTGGGCACCATCCAGCTGGACTACCTCGCCCCCGAGCGCTTCGACCTCACCTACGTGGGCGAGGACAACGCCGAGCACCGCCCGGTGGTGCTCCACCGCGCCATCTTCGGCTCCTTCGAGCGCTTCATCGCCATCCTCATCGAGCACTTCGCGGGCGCCTTCCCCGCCTGGCTGGCCCCCGTGCAGGCGGTCATCGTCACCGTGGCGGACCGCCAGCTCGACTACGCCCGCTCGGTGCGAGACCAGCTCCGCGCGAAGGGCTTCCGGGTGGACCTGGACGAGCGCGGCATGACCCTGAACGCCAAGATCCGCGAGGCGCAGGTGCAGAAGACCCCGTTCACCCTGGTCATCGGGGACAACGAAGTGGAGGCGGGCGCCGTGGCGCCGCGCCGTTATGGTGGGGAGGACCTCAAGAGCATGAAGCTGGACGCCTTCACGGCCCTGCTCTCCCAGGAGGGGGCGCTGCCCTGACGGCGCTGCCCTGATGTCGGTCCTGTGCTGACGTCTCTTGACTCTCAGTGGTAGAAAAGTATCTTCCCCCCTCTTTTGAAGGGGGTAGTGGCTCAACCCCCCGTTTTCGGAGGACTTTCACATCGCTCGCGACCAAAGAACGAACCGCCGCATCCGCGCCCGCGAGGTCCGCGTCGTAGGTGCGGCCGGCGAGCAGCTCGGCGTCCTGACGCTCGAAGCAGCACTGGCCTTGGCAGGCTCGGAGGGCTTCGACCTCGTCGAGGTCAACCCGATGGCCAAGCCGCCGGTCTGCAAGATCATGGACTACGGCAAGTTCAAGTACGAGGAGAAGAAGAAGGCCTCGGAAGCGAAGAAGAAGCAGGTCGTGGTCCACCTCAAGGAGGTGAAGCTCCGCCCGAAGACGGAGGAGCACGACTACGAGTTCAAGGTCCGCAACGTGAAGCGGTTCCTCGAAGAGGGCAACAAGGCCAAGGTCACGATCATGTTCCGCGGCCGCGAGATCACCCACAAGGAGCTGGGCAGCGCGATCCTCGATGACGTGGTGAAGGACCTCAAGGAGGTCGCCGTCGTCGAGCAGATGCCGCGCATGGAGGGTCGCCAGATGTTCATGATCCTCTCGCCCAACCCCAAGGTGGCGCAGCGCGCCCGCGACCAGGCCCGCCAGCAGGCGGCCGCAGCCGAGGCGGCCGAGGCGGCCGCGAAGAAGGCCAAGGGCACCAAGCCCGGCGACTCCGAGGCGGCCCCCGTGGCGGCCCCGCCGAGCAGCCAGGCGGACGTTCAGGCTGCCCCCCCCGCGGGCGGCTCGAAATAGTAGAACCGGCTGTCGGCTTACGCTGTCGGCCTTTGACGAAGTTGAAGAGGATCAGTCCCCATGCCGAAGATGAAGACGAAGAGCGCCGCGAAGAAGCGGTTCCAGGTGAAGAAGTCCGGGAAGGTGAAGCACGGCAAGGCCTTCGGGAAGCACCTCTTCACCCACGCCAAGACCCCGGCCGGCAAGCGCCGCAACCGTGGCACCGGTCACCTGCGTGACATGGATGCCAAGAAGGTCATCAAGGAGCTGTTCCCCTACGGGGCGAACTAGTCGATCACCTCAATCACGAGGGGCATTTGCCGTGCGGAGCGGCGTGAAGCCGGCGCCGCCGGAGCCCCCCGTCCAGTCGAGCAGTCAGGAGTCAGCACATGCGCGTCAAGAAGGGTTTCAAGGCTCGTCGCCGTCGTAATCGGATTTTGAAGCTGGCCAAGGGTTTCCGCGGCCGCCGGAAGAACTGCTACAAGCGCGCGAACCAGGCCGTCGAGCGCGCGCTCGACTACGCCACGCGCGACCGCGCGGCGCGCAAGCGCAACTTCCGCCGCCTGTGGATCGTCCGCATCAACGCGGCGGCCCGCCTGGTGGGGCTCTCCTACTCGAAGCTGATCGCCGGTCTGACCAAGAACCAGGTCGCCCTGGACCGCAAGGTCCTCGCCGACATGGCCGTGGCGGATCCCGCGGGCTTTGCTGCCGTCGCCAACATCGCGAAGGCGGCCTAGCAGCGACTCAGTAGCTGTGAAGTTCAGGGGCTGCCTGTCGAGGGCGGCCCCTTTTCTTTTTTCCAGAGGACGCGATGCAAGACCGGTTGCAGGCGCTCGCGGCGGCGGCGCGGCGGGACATCTCCGTCGCCTCCGAGCCGGCTGCGGTAGAGGCGCTGAGGGTGCGTTACCTCGGCAAGAAGGGCGAGCTCTCGGGCGTGCTGGGCGGCATGGGGAAGCTGCCGCCCGAGGAGCGGCGCGCGCTCGGCGAGATTGCCAACCAGGTGAAGGCCGAGATCGAGGGGCTGCTCGCGGACGCGGTCGGCCGCGCCGAGGCCGCCGCGCTCGAGGAGCAGCTTCGAGGCCCGCGCCTGGACGTGAGCCTGCCGGGGCGCGGGGTGGCCCCGGGCCGCCGCCACCCGGTGAGCCGCACGCTCGAGGACATCGTGCGCGTGTTCAGCCGGCTCGGCTTCGAGGTGGCGAGCGGGCCGGAGATCGAGCTCGACTTCTTCAACTTCGAGGCGCTCAACCTGCCGAAGGATCACCCTGCGCGCGACATGCAGGACACCTTCTATCTGGACCCAGGCAGCCTCGGGCACAGCAAGCCCCCGGACAGCCCGGTGCTGCTGCGCACGCACACGAGCCCCGTGCAGGTGCGCACCAT
Encoded here:
- the thrS gene encoding threonine--tRNA ligase codes for the protein MSEQITVTLPDGSQKQAPRGITIADFVRDHIGAGLAKAALYAKVNGNEMDLARPLTEDAQLQIFTPKSPESIELIRHDAAHLVASAVQRLFPGTQVTIGPATEEGFYYDFYREQPFTPEDLEKIEAEANAEIQKNMPFVREEVSKDEAIALFTKLGEKFKVEIVEDIFAKGAKTLTLYRHGDWVDFCLGPHSPSTGKVGVIKLLSSSGAYWRGDHRNPMLQRIYGTAFFDKKQLNEYLTRMEEARKRDHRKLGKELDLFQFHPYAPGAAFWTAKGTTLYTTLSSWMRRLTAEDGYVEIKTPLMFNKGLWETSGHWGKYKENMFLVLDSESGEHDFSLKPMNCPSHHLFYGFKRHSYRDLPLRLHTQDVLHRNEAAGSLGGLTRVRQFAQDDAHIYCAESQIADEVRRFVKLLDRVYTAVGLKYAVKLSTRPAQRLGDDSLWDRAEGGLKSALETLGLAYELKPGDGAFYGPKIDFEVSDSIGRKWQLGTIQLDYLAPERFDLTYVGEDNAEHRPVVLHRAIFGSFERFIAILIEHFAGAFPAWLAPVQAVIVTVADRQLDYARSVRDQLRAKGFRVDLDERGMTLNAKIREAQVQKTPFTLVIGDNEVEAGAVAPRRYGGEDLKSMKLDAFTALLSQEGALP
- the rplT gene encoding 50S ribosomal protein L20 — protein: MRVKKGFKARRRRNRILKLAKGFRGRRKNCYKRANQAVERALDYATRDRAARKRNFRRLWIVRINAAARLVGLSYSKLIAGLTKNQVALDRKVLADMAVADPAGFAAVANIAKAA
- a CDS encoding FecR domain-containing protein encodes the protein MLRRSIGPAVLAALLLPALALASVGKVSVLEGHAARTPSSSAKQALQVGSEVELGDTLDVAAASNLKLTLNDRSVIMLGENSQLRIDEASFEGQERKGFSATLGFGKIWSHVEKMLAGSNAKFEVRTERAVAGVRGTIFRVDAVKLVGATTQLAHRAHTVVRVVEGRVAVEAQVKKALKGATPPPKKGARVQVPGPTEISAEQWERRFVELQANQQVSVGEELWKEAAVDPASKKDAFARFVDRNAGTGAKR
- a CDS encoding PEGA domain-containing protein, producing the protein MGASRTLPLAAAAALLGACASAPPGPSATVARARGLLEGSRSARGNVVLRCTPREAEVVLDGVPQGLCSDFEAASAALTLGEGLHSIEVRREGYWPYTTYVEPNGARTTLRAVLRPSSGGAAAAQAGDAK
- the rpmI gene encoding 50S ribosomal protein L35, giving the protein MPKMKTKSAAKKRFQVKKSGKVKHGKAFGKHLFTHAKTPAGKRRNRGTGHLRDMDAKKVIKELFPYGAN
- the infC gene encoding translation initiation factor IF-3, producing MARDQRTNRRIRAREVRVVGAAGEQLGVLTLEAALALAGSEGFDLVEVNPMAKPPVCKIMDYGKFKYEEKKKASEAKKKQVVVHLKEVKLRPKTEEHDYEFKVRNVKRFLEEGNKAKVTIMFRGREITHKELGSAILDDVVKDLKEVAVVEQMPRMEGRQMFMILSPNPKVAQRARDQARQQAAAAEAAEAAAKKAKGTKPGDSEAAPVAAPPSSQADVQAAPPAGGSK
- the pheS gene encoding phenylalanine--tRNA ligase subunit alpha, with protein sequence MQDRLQALAAAARRDISVASEPAAVEALRVRYLGKKGELSGVLGGMGKLPPEERRALGEIANQVKAEIEGLLADAVGRAEAAALEEQLRGPRLDVSLPGRGVAPGRRHPVSRTLEDIVRVFSRLGFEVASGPEIELDFFNFEALNLPKDHPARDMQDTFYLDPGSLGHSKPPDSPVLLRTHTSPVQVRTMLNRQPPFRVVCPGRVYRRDSDITHTPMFHQVEGLLVDKDVSFAELKGTLDAFVKAFFGSETKIRLRPSFFPFTEPSAEVDISCTSCGGKGCRVCKQTGWLEVLGAGMVHPNVFRACGYDPTQVTGFAFGMGVERIAMLRYRIDDLRMMFENDARFLEQF